A single Branchiostoma floridae strain S238N-H82 chromosome 11, Bfl_VNyyK, whole genome shotgun sequence DNA region contains:
- the LOC118426280 gene encoding hydroxyproline dehydrogenase-like isoform X2 has translation MLVAQRGVQVLVPAVQNFSRTLPALAASHRWEVLQQRLLQTAAGKGDNALPARTTLIRQGALQTHQLGLNLSEETAAESEELSFDNPSQAFRTKSTWEIARALLVLRLCSFDVLVDNSLKLMKVGQSFLGQRLFETVMRATFYGQFIGGDTEKEIEATVRRLLNSGLQTLPAITIEEDIGDEMVIREEFYDSATQFYLDSIRLLARLSDYVEVPLFQLRVTSFLHANLLVIMSKHMDAGCPELSVENLASGLAEDNQNFSVSVLTDQENDHLRNMLRRLHAVCRECSDRRIWLAADAEYTYMRPAMTQLMLAAMFKFNQKEPLIWNTYQCYLKGAHDNITRDIQLAKELSMCFGVKLVRGAYMDKERALAKEKGYEDPINPTYEATGAMYHRLLDTMLHEISRQGRRCKLMVASHNEDSIKYAVSSLTT, from the exons ATGTTGGTGGCACAGAGAGGAGTTCAGGTGTTGGTGCCAGCTGTGCAGAACTTCTCAAGGACCCTTCCAGCGCTCGCCGCTTCTCACAGATGGGAAGTGTTACAGCAGCGCCTCCTACAGACAG CTGCAGGAAAAGGCGACAACGCCCTGCCTGCAAGGACGACTCTCATCCGACAGGGGGCGCTCCAGACGCACCAGCTGGGTCTCAACCTATCAGAGGAGACAGCAGCGGAGTCAGAAGAGCTGAGCTTTGACAATCCCTCGCAGGCGTTCAGGACAAAATCCACGTGGGAGATCGCTCGAGCGTTGCTGGTGCTCCGACTCTGCTCATTTGATGTACTGGTCGACAACAGTCTCAAG CTGATGAAAGTAGGCCAAAGCTTCCTGGGTCAGAGGTTATTTGAAACGGTGATGCGTGCGACGTTCTACGGCCAGTTCATCGGAGGTGACACAGAGAAAGAGATTGAGGCGACGGTAAGGAGGCTGCTTAACTCCGGGCTGCAGACACTGCCAGCAATAACCATTGAGGAAGACATTGGTGATGAGATGGTCATcag AGAGGAGTTCTACGACTCTGCTACCCAGTTCTACCTGGACTCCATCCGGCTGCTCGCCAGGCTGTCCGACTACGTGGAAGTCCCGCTGTTCCAACTTCGCGTCACGTCCTTTCTGCACGCCAACCTACTG GTGATAATGAGCAAGCACATGGATGCAGGCTGCCCTGAGCTGTCTGTGGAGAACCTTGCCAGTGGGCTGGCTGAAGACAACCAG AACTTCAGCGTGTCGGTTCTGACGGATCAAGAGAACGATCACCTCCGGAACATGCTGCGAAGACTCCACGCCGTGTGCCGCGAGTGCTCCGACCGAAGGATCTGGCTGGCGGCAGACGCGGAGTACACGTACATGCGACCCGCCATGACCCAGCTGATGCTTGCCGCCATGTTTAAGTTCAACCAGAAGGAGCCGCTCATATGGAACACCTACCAGTGTTATCTTAAG GGTGCCCATGATAACATCACTCGAGACATTCAGCTGGCCAAGGAGCTCAGCATGTGCTTCGGGGTCAAACTGGTGCGTGGCGCCTACATGGACAAGGAACGAGCACTGGCCAAGGAGAAG GGCTACGAGGACCCGATCAACCCAACGTACGAGGCAACAGGAGCGATGTATCACCGGCTGCTGGACACCATGCTACACGAGATCAGTCGCCAGGGCCGGCGCTGCAAGCTCATGGTCGCCAGTCACAACGAGGACTCCATCAAGTATGCCGTGTCGAG TCTAACAACTTAA
- the LOC118426280 gene encoding hydroxyproline dehydrogenase-like isoform X1: MLVAQRGVQVLVPAVQNFSRTLPALAASHRWEVLQQRLLQTAAGKGDNALPARTTLIRQGALQTHQLGLNLSEETAAESEELSFDNPSQAFRTKSTWEIARALLVLRLCSFDVLVDNSLKLMKVGQSFLGQRLFETVMRATFYGQFIGGDTEKEIEATVRRLLNSGLQTLPAITIEEDIGDEMVIREEFYDSATQFYLDSIRLLARLSDYVEVPLFQLRVTSFLHANLLVIMSKHMDAGCPELSVENLASGLAEDNQNFSVSVLTDQENDHLRNMLRRLHAVCRECSDRRIWLAADAEYTYMRPAMTQLMLAAMFKFNQKEPLIWNTYQCYLKGAHDNITRDIQLAKELSMCFGVKLVRGAYMDKERALAKEKGYEDPINPTYEATGAMYHRLLDTMLHEISRQGRRCKLMVASHNEDSIKYAVSRMRELGIERNDGRVCFGQLYGMCDQVSYPLGQAGYAVYKSTPIGPMETTLAYLQRRALENRSVLSGIRKERDQLWSEMKRRIAHPQSWKNV; encoded by the exons ATGTTGGTGGCACAGAGAGGAGTTCAGGTGTTGGTGCCAGCTGTGCAGAACTTCTCAAGGACCCTTCCAGCGCTCGCCGCTTCTCACAGATGGGAAGTGTTACAGCAGCGCCTCCTACAGACAG CTGCAGGAAAAGGCGACAACGCCCTGCCTGCAAGGACGACTCTCATCCGACAGGGGGCGCTCCAGACGCACCAGCTGGGTCTCAACCTATCAGAGGAGACAGCAGCGGAGTCAGAAGAGCTGAGCTTTGACAATCCCTCGCAGGCGTTCAGGACAAAATCCACGTGGGAGATCGCTCGAGCGTTGCTGGTGCTCCGACTCTGCTCATTTGATGTACTGGTCGACAACAGTCTCAAG CTGATGAAAGTAGGCCAAAGCTTCCTGGGTCAGAGGTTATTTGAAACGGTGATGCGTGCGACGTTCTACGGCCAGTTCATCGGAGGTGACACAGAGAAAGAGATTGAGGCGACGGTAAGGAGGCTGCTTAACTCCGGGCTGCAGACACTGCCAGCAATAACCATTGAGGAAGACATTGGTGATGAGATGGTCATcag AGAGGAGTTCTACGACTCTGCTACCCAGTTCTACCTGGACTCCATCCGGCTGCTCGCCAGGCTGTCCGACTACGTGGAAGTCCCGCTGTTCCAACTTCGCGTCACGTCCTTTCTGCACGCCAACCTACTG GTGATAATGAGCAAGCACATGGATGCAGGCTGCCCTGAGCTGTCTGTGGAGAACCTTGCCAGTGGGCTGGCTGAAGACAACCAG AACTTCAGCGTGTCGGTTCTGACGGATCAAGAGAACGATCACCTCCGGAACATGCTGCGAAGACTCCACGCCGTGTGCCGCGAGTGCTCCGACCGAAGGATCTGGCTGGCGGCAGACGCGGAGTACACGTACATGCGACCCGCCATGACCCAGCTGATGCTTGCCGCCATGTTTAAGTTCAACCAGAAGGAGCCGCTCATATGGAACACCTACCAGTGTTATCTTAAG GGTGCCCATGATAACATCACTCGAGACATTCAGCTGGCCAAGGAGCTCAGCATGTGCTTCGGGGTCAAACTGGTGCGTGGCGCCTACATGGACAAGGAACGAGCACTGGCCAAGGAGAAG GGCTACGAGGACCCGATCAACCCAACGTACGAGGCAACAGGAGCGATGTATCACCGGCTGCTGGACACCATGCTACACGAGATCAGTCGCCAGGGCCGGCGCTGCAAGCTCATGGTCGCCAGTCACAACGAGGACTCCATCAAGTATGCCGTGTCGAG GATGAGAGAGCTGGGGATAGAGCGGAACGACGGCCGGGTGTGCTTCGGACAGCTGTATGGCATGTGTGACCAGGTCTCCTACCCACTGG GTCAGGCGGGGTATGCGGTGTACAAGTCGACCCCCATCGGGCCCATGGAGACGACCCTGGCGTACCTGCAGCGCCGGGCGCTCGAAAACCGCTCGGTACTCAGCGGGATCCGCAAGGAGCGTGACCAGCTCTGGAGCGAGATGAAGAGGAGGATCGCTCATCCTCAGTCCTGGAAAAACGTCTGA